The Lycium ferocissimum isolate CSIRO_LF1 chromosome 10, AGI_CSIRO_Lferr_CH_V1, whole genome shotgun sequence genome window below encodes:
- the LOC132034381 gene encoding uncharacterized protein LOC132034381, with protein MAEKNTLESVRKWVVEHKLRTVGCLWLSGIAGSIAYNWSQPNMKTSVKIIHARLHAQALTLAALAGAAVVEYYDHNSGAKAERVAKFLQQPQSHPHKE; from the exons ATGGCAGAGAAGAACACTTTGGAATCTGTGAGGAAATGGGTTGTCGAACACAAACTTCGTACAGTTG GGTGCTTGTGGCTGAGTGGAATAGCGGGTTCAATTGCTTACAATTGGTCTCAACCCAACATGAAAACCAGCGTTAAGATCATTCATGCCAG GCTGCACGCTCAGGCGCTCACACTTGCTGCACTAGCAGGTGCTGCAGTCGTTGAGTACTACGATCATAACTCAGGAGCTAAAGCAGAACGTGTTGCCAAGTTCCTCCAACAACCGCAATCCCATCCTCACAAGGAGTGA
- the LOC132032432 gene encoding UDP-glucuronic acid decarboxylase 4-like, translated as MGTEHNQVLEKTNVKKHMMSKKGLSLINYVLDEQRLACLFIGIAISVAAFTVVNSVSSPSLYGDTISSDLVSIPRRRTYELVSDESNHNVNAGGKVPLGLKRKNLRVLVTGGAGFVGSHLVDRLMERGDSVIVVDNFFTGRKENLLHHLRNPRFELVRHDVVEPILLEVDHIYHLACPASPVHYKYNPVKTIKTNVMGTLNMLGLAKRVGARFLISSTSEVYGDPLQHPQVETYWGNVNPIGVRSCYDEGKRTAETLAMDYHRGLNVEVRIARIFNTYGPRMGLDDGRVVSNFVAQALRKQPLTVYGDGKQTRSFQYVSDLVEGLMRLMEGNHVGPFNLGNPGEFTMIELAKVVQDTIDPNAKIDFRPNTEDDPHKRKPDITKAKQLLGWEPTVSLRQGLPHMVDDFRQRIFGDEKLDSGL; from the exons ATGGGAACTGAACATAATCAAGTGCTTGAGAAAACCAACGTAAAGAAACACATGATGAGCAAGAAAGGGTTATCTTTGATTAATTACGTGCTTGACGAGCAGCGACTTGCCTGTCTATTCATAGGAATTGCCATTTCAGTTGCGGCTTTCACTGTGGTTAATTCTGTGTCTTCTCCATCATTGTACGGGGATACAATTAGTAGTGATTTGGTTTCGATTCCTCGAAGAAGAACGTACGAGTTGGTTAGTGATGAATCTAACCACAATGTTAATGCAG GTGGAAAGGTGCCATTAGGATTGAAGAGGAAGAATCTGAGAGTACTGGTAACAGGTGGAGCAGGGTTTGTGGGGAGCCATCTAGTAGACAGGTTGATGGAGAGAGGGGACAGTGTGATTGTGGTTGATAACTTCTTCACCGGTCGCAAAGAGAACCTGTTGCACCATCTCAGGAACCCTAGGTTCGAGCTAGTTAGACATGATGTGGTGGAGCCAATTTTGCTTGAAGTTGATCACATTTATCATTTGGCTTGCCCTGCTTCTCCTGTTCATTACAAGTATAATCCCGTCAAGACCATT AAAACAAATGTGATGGGAACATTGAACATGTTGGGGCTGGCAAAAAGAGTGGGAGCTCGATTTCTGATAAGTAGCACCAGTGAAGTGTATGGTGATCCTTTGCAGCATCCTCAAGTCGAAACTTACTGGGGCAATGTTAACCCCATTG GTGTCCGGAGTTGTTATGATGAAGGAAAACGAACAGCGGAGACTTTGGCAATGGATTACCATAGAGGACTCAACGTTGAG GTTAGAATTGCTAGGATTTTCAACACATATGGACCGCGTATGGGCCTAGATGATGGTCGGGTTGTGAGCAATTTCGTTGCACAG GCCTTGAGAAAGCAACCACTAACTGTTTATGGAGATGGGAAGCAAACTCGGAGCTTCCAGTATGTTTCTGATCTG GTAGAAGGATTGATGAGGTTGATGGAAGGGAATCATGTGGGTCCTTTCAATCTTGGGAACCCTGGTGAATTTACCATGATTGAACTAGCTAAG GTGGTGCAAGATACAATAGATCCAAATGCAAAGATAGACTTTAGGCCAAATACAGAAGATGATCCCCACAAGAGAAAGCCTGACATTACAAAAGCAAAACAACTTTTAGGATGGGAGCCAACTGTGTCCCTTCGCCAAGGATTACCTCACATGGTTGATGACTTCCGGCAACGCATATTTGGTGATGAAAAGCTTGATTCTGGCTTATAG